In Miscanthus floridulus cultivar M001 chromosome 19, ASM1932011v1, whole genome shotgun sequence, the DNA window gtcttccTGTTGCCAACAAGAACTAAAATTAGTGCTTTTGGGATGCATTGCTTGTTCATTTCTATAAGATGTTTGGATCTGATTGTCTTTTTGTGCTTCGTGAAAACACTGTAAATTTTCTGGCTGACACCTGTTGCGTTGTGATTAGCAGCCTGTACCTTTTTCTCTAAATTTTCTATGAAATGCTGAGCTGCGATTATATCGCCAGCCATCATATTTATGATTGTTTCTGACTCCTTAGGGTTTGTTGGGAATGTTAGCTAATGTAAAAGAAGCATAATGCACACATCTCCAAATCAATATTAAAGTTTAAGTTCATCATTGCTAGATTTATGCAAATTCTTGCTTGTGAAACTGGCAATAGATACTAAGCACCTATTGGCACACTCTTTTTGTCCAATTTCAGTTTTTTCAACCTAGGCCAATGTAACTGCAGTATAAGCAGTATGAATTGCCTGTGTGCCACCTATTACATTACCACATGTTTTATACCTATAATACTTTCCCCTTTCTGTCGCTCCAGTTAACTTATGTATGCTTGCCAGTCAGGACCTGACGAAAGGACTATTCCTGGAAATACTATTGCTGTTCAAGCTGACATGCCTTTTAGCGGTCTTACAACATTTGGGACTGCATTTTTATCCAAGTTTGAGTGCTCTCAGATGCGACATCCAGTAAGATTTAATTTTGATGCAAGTGAAAACCTAAAAGGCATGTAATCTGGAAACTGATACCAAACATTTACCTTGAAGCTGCTAGAGCATATCACATTTGTTGACACACCTGGTGTTCTTTCTGGTGAAAAGCAACGCACGCAACGCAGCTATGATTTCACTGGCGTGACATCATGGTTTGCTGCGAAGTGTGATCTTATTCTTCTTCTGTTTGATCCTCATAAGCTTGATGTCAGCGATGAGTTCAAACGTGTCATTGGATCATTACGTGGACATGATGACAAAATACGTGTAGTTTTGAACAAGGCAGATCAAGTAGACACTCAACAGGTAGTATTTGTGGATCTTTTTGTGTCTTAACTCGTGATGGGACATTTTTCTTTGTTTTGCTCTACATATTAATAGTCCTTTTCTCATTGACATGCAGCTTATGAGAGTTTATGGTGCATTGATGTGGTCTCTTGGGAAAGTATTGAATACACCTGAGGTTTCACGTGTTTATATTGGGTAACTTCTGATACCCTGATCTTCTTTATTTCACTATTTGGTATTTTATGATAGATTACATAAGATCTTCAAATTGTAACTTCAAAATTACTAGTAGAGTATTGATGTATTTCATTTACTTTATTAAAGCTTGACTCGGGTATTACTGGATTTCTCCATTACTTAAACAATAGTATATTTGAATCTTGTTCTGGTATTGACCTTAGATCATTCAAGTGCCTGCAAATCATTCAAGTAACTTCCATGTTTGTTTGTAGATCATTCAATGACAAACCAGTAAATGAATCAGCTGTTGGTCCACTTGGAAAGGAACTAtttgagagagagcaagatgatcTCCTTTCTGATCTCAAAGATATCCCCAAGAAAGCCTGTGATCGTCgggtaattttttttcttttttctttccatGTGTTTTTTGAGTCCTAACTAATTAGTTTTTGCATATTGACATCAGTATTCTGTGCCTGCAGATCAATGAATTTGTTAAACGTGCTAGAGCTGCCAAGATCCATGCTTATATAATAGGCCATCTAAAGAAGGAGATGCCTACAATGATGGGCAAAGCAAAAGCCCAACAACGACTCATAGACAATCTGCCCGATGAGtttgcaaaggtatgtattttgAGATTCTGAACTTCTCTAGTCGATATAGGATCATTGTAGATTGAAGAGCCGCAGAGGTCCTTGCTTATGTTGGCAACTTAGGATGGAAGCTTTTGTCTGTCAGATGTCCTCTtaccactttttttttttgggttggcGTATCATGGCCTCGTGGCTTGTTTCACCTAACCAGCTTGCACCTTAAGTTTCGATTATTTTACTACTTTGCGCATTCTAAAATAGTGACAGTAAGAGCTGGTTGAGTTTGCCGATGGTGTGAATTCTGGGCTCTTCCTGTTTCATTTCAGTTACAGTGTCCTCTCTTTTCTTTTACTGGATGTCATGTGAAGCATTCACTTACATATCCTTTCCATATAATTTTCATGCTCTAAGCAACAACTGCTGTCTGGTGGAATAGGTGCAACGGGAATACCATCTTCCATCGGGAGATTTTCCTTATGTGGAGCACTTCAAAGAGGTCTTGAGCGGGTATAGCTTCGACAAGTTCGAGAAGGTCAAGCCCAAGATGATACAGGCCGTGGATGATATGCTTGGATATGACATTCCAGAACTTCTCAAGAACTTCAGGAACCCATACTGAGTGAACCCATACAGGCGGTTGAAGGATGACTTTGATCTGCACCAAAATGAGGGATTGAGTGGGGCATGGATTGATGCTGCCGTCCATAGCTTTGGAATTGTCAGGCGACGATGAATCATCGCGATCAAGGTCCCGTGGGGCGCTCATTGCCATCCATGCTTCGCCATTGTTATATAACTTTATGCATAAGCATCATAGAGCCATTGCTCAAACTTTCACCTAGACATCTGGTCATgtaaaatcgactaaatagtgaTCTTAAATGAGTATTTATTCGTTTCCTCAAATGACTAAATAGTTTGCATTAAAGAATATACTGCGATGCTCATTGTTTCCTCAAATGAGTATTTATTCGTTTGGAATAGCTGGATAATGTGGTCCTGTCAATTAGTCAGCCCATGAAGAATATTTGGACCACAGTGGGGTGTTGTCCTGAGCATGGCTCCTTGTTTTGCTTTTATGTGAATTTGTTCATGAATGTCATGTATGTTGTGGTACTGCAAACTCCGATGTTGCAAATATATTTTTGAACGATGAACCTTTGAGAAATTAACTCAAAATAAATTTGTCCATCTGAGATTGGAGAATACTGTTGTTTTCTGTCCTGTCCTGATAAGCATTACAATAACAATGTAGATTCGCATGATCCTTGCAAATTTCCTCAATTTGGAGTACAAGTCACACAGACAACATGCCCCAATTAGGGTGGTCTTTCTTTTCCCGAATCAGATGTAGATActcattgtcgggttcataaacccggggtccctcgtagACCGGCTTCCACGTCAGAGCTCGGCCCAGGAGGATGACTTTTTTTCTTCTGGACCGGTCCGAAAGTCTAAATTcgacagaccggagcactcgcttcaggccctggcagccttcggcccatctttccgaccggagcactagctcaggctcaggccaactccgaaacggcctctccgatcggagtgcTAGCGTCAGGTCCCGGCTGCCTTCGCACGGCCTccgctcggaaagcctgacccaaggGCCGCCTgcaactccgaccccgcgaccagggctcgtgggaagcctgctcaccgctctccTCCGACCGGCGTActaagagccgactggagccatccgaccgggggctccccgttcggaaggaaccagaagacgcgCGGAGAAagacaaggcatggctcacaagtcaaaaccactataccagagaccataccctgcgcaaaacagtgctctgcagccaccctgacacaaagtattgtagggaccgctagaaactcccatatggtaagccccccccccccccgcgtgtctctggacatcgatcgcagtatgggctccatgatttgccataccgggtgaacatagcacggctcctcacataccactaggcatcaagaaatatttgcaggtaccggcgtccatccttcctgaagaagatagctcgaccccccgtgcacatgtgacatcctacagcgacatcgacagtattggggggcgtcaaccattatccagtttctatcaccgtaggcagcaaggcttagaaatatctgtactctccccctctcacctgtaaagctatccccttcatctataaaaggggatgcaccccctccaactaagggaagatcgacttcttcaagctcagactcactagatcgacatcaacaccttacaaccgtaggaccaccaagttccgaccgcgacccttccggtcggagccaaccgaacctcttgtatccccccttcttcctccttctcgtttgtacccccactacagacttcgagcgtctgggctcaggaataaagtcaccgaccgaccccaactggacgtagggcatgttgcccgaaccagtataaatcctgtgtcattgagcgctaggtcacctccgatcacaacgtacagcaaaactataaatatttactagttggttactttctgcactgacagttggcgtcgtccgtggggaggacgctgtacgttcaacactcttttggtcatcggatggcccatttttccgccacccccgccgtggcgggtTCGGGCGATACAATTCGCTTCGGCTCGATGgaatttcccgcactctcgcccgtcgggatgcgggttccacctatCTTCGAGCCTTCCCAGGCCTTCCGCTTCGGAAGCCTGGATTTCGccaccgaccggctcggcgtactccacctctgcgaggagactcgcgacccggcacccgtcggagggacgtcTTCCATCGACTTCGGGACGCGCGACTCCAACGGcttggcatctgcgcttcattccgagcaaactctctgctcaaaccccgctgtgagtaatatacatgctgttatttacttactacgctctatcttccgccaaataccCGGTTGGTCACCGTTGTCCCCGTCGCAGCCGCCATatggccggttcccctatggcctcgcgtcttccgCGGACGCATATGCCtggggactccaaaaggtgctggcgccgcaccctctcacgtctgagttcgtggggatggcgagctatgctcccacctatttcctcgacatcatggatgacgatgtcgggagtgacagctccagcatcggcgatgtggcgcctagccaccgtcggtcCCGGGAGTACGCTGCGGCGGACGCCCCGGAACAACCgctaggggtaacggagtccttctGGACCCACACCCCACCGGGCCCCCacgcggagacccccgagctcacacgtgagcacggggagaatctacgacgacagtggccgcatcagccacaaACTGCACCAACACGCTCGGcacaccacactgcgccccgtgcgcatagaccgaCGAGCGGCGCTTGGGGTCGCGCCCGTCAGCCCCAGCGCAATGCTCCGGTTCGAGGGATCgaccccccacagttcgctcggggcAGTTAGAACGTTGCCGCCGCAGCAATGCTCCTGCGTGACctgcccgagccgaacgaccctcgcggacgggcaatccaccagaacctccgggcactattggagaccgccgccattcaacaagcggagtgctccgtatCGCGACGCCGACTTGCGACCTCGCTCCCCGTCTGGGGAATAGGGACGTAGCAGATGGTGCACTACACCCTGTCATCACCACAACCACCGATTGCGGCACGAGAAGCCGCAACCGctcctcgtcttgacttgacgaccgtcCCGTGCTGACCGCCTATCTACGCGTagctcgggccgaaccaagacgcgTGCAGCGTCGACCGAAGTCCAAGCCCTGACCGCATGGAACCACGGACCATTTGTCCAACACCCCTAGCAAGCGCCTTTTCTGCCGCGCTTCAACGGGGGccacgacaaaggtaaggccaagcaccaggatcaagacgagggcccctccacatagaggggaaagaagaacagaaaggatcgccgccgacCGAGCAACTTCGTGTTGGTCGCCGCGGCAGATTACGTGGGCACTTAGCCCTagcaagaccctccgggccacttccacgatctcatggagagcccgtgcaccaaccacaactatcccgtcaaccatctctacaaggagtgccagctcctcaagcgcctgctgaggtaggccgataggccaaaggaagaaaaaggtgaggaggcagcgaccgaagaagggggcgcaacggacaaggatccagatgactgaagtgatccgaccggaagcctaccgactgaaggacaacgacgacgacgctctctccgatgaccttggaacagctatgtcttttcttcttttcctaagtttcagtcttacctttacttagcgaacgctcctataagagcaccccgacccgaacactttttggctcggggcgctcgggggctccactagggggctctactacccctttgttgttgtttttaccttaagtactcttttccTTTTGTATgaagaaattccttcctacctgaATAAAAGTGTAGTTCGTTcttttgttttaccttacgtagctttgctttgaaacattccgactgattgcaccctaccttttcctacggttacgatCGGGCGAGCCTCGcaggccacgccccgggctcgtaaagttgcagcctacgaaacaaacgggcaggtacgagaaagaaagaaatttaaaacaaaattatgctaaggaaaaactaaggaacgaaagggaacaagcttccccgaacggagcaactccatcacaaaaacaaaaaccgattgcaatcattaaaacacacacgaacatTTTACATAGGGGTCCccccccccacaaacttaaacttcttacatttactaactacttatatttaaAAAGGTATTAAACCGACCCGGCGGTATCTGCTGACGGCGCGACCGACGAAGGCGTAGGCTGCTCGCTCCCCCGGCAGCACGACGTTTGGCTCGATTAGGGCCGAGGCGACATTCCCCCCTGAACCAGGCTCCGTGCTATCTACAGGCTTGGAGGTACCCTCTCCACGCATGCTTTAGGCCATGTCTTGAtggcgaacatccatcacccattcggcggagacttgctctgacaccgaccgTGTATGCGGCAGCAGGCTCACCCcgattgactggatgtcctccatgctcaggccttcagcatacccaccgcagatagtggtgaagtctagattcgggtggtacgtcgccatCGAGGTCGACACTCCCGACGCTCCATAAAATAGCccgctcctgacaaggtccttgaccgcgtccgggacctccgccagctgaacTGCCGGTACTTGGCGCTGACCCAAAGACTTCCAAGATGACGAGCTGGGCAGTGTTGTGGATCTAACCGAGCTCCCCTTCAAGAGCACGCcgctcttcacgggacttggccagctcctcgacaTTCCGGCTGAAGTTTGCCTTGGTCgtctccaggtctcgctccagcaccttcaccttttcacctagctctgcaagaagggcgacaagctcagaaataggctgggGGAAAGGAAATCAACACcacgagaaaacaaaaagggTACACACCAAcgcgagaggcctcaagggtggagaaatcATCTGCCTGCCGGGCCACCTGCTCGCGTAGCCGGGCACTCGCGtcttccatccccatcacctagctctGGAGCATGAGCACTTCCTGATCCGCCTCCGACCAGGCCCTCTGCTccgcctccagggccttctgtgCCCTCTCCAGGGCGGcccgctctggctcaagggccgccaaggcctcttgaagcgccGCCTCAGTATTGGCCAAGGACGTCCGCAGCCCCGTCTCAATCTCCTCATGGCGGGCCTtcgccgcctcgagcccttgctcggcagcaGTCACCCGCTCCGtcgcacgctgcccctccgcccacGCCTCGGCCGCCTCGACCGTCCGGACTTGGGACTCGCGGCAAGCAGACTCCGCCCCGCGCTCTAGCTCGGCCGTCCGGGCGTGTTCCGTCCGGAGGAAGTAtgacttgcgggacgacaccttccttatttcctgtgaagaacaagcatgctaaaaacaactgacgaaaagattcaaagggcaaggataaacactagaaactcacctccacggcgagctgcaggtcgacctcaaccagctaccgggcaaactgagcctgcttccGAGCACTATCAAGCTTCACGGACAGCTTGGTGAGTTCGGACAccgcggcatgcccttgccccccgaaAATGTCTCAGAGCTGGCGCTCCCGGGAATCCcagaggacgaacctcgccttcgatgggtcctcaggaaagggccactctaggtcaccctccgatgaaccgccggagggcctagcctctgaccggaccaccaccagctcccgcgGCGACACCG includes these proteins:
- the LOC136526497 gene encoding uncharacterized protein, which translates into the protein MPNPRGADGVGGAAWRGRGAGLEYYWTRPREIRKVSSRKSYFLRTEHARTAELERGAESACRESQVRTVEAAEAWAEGQRATERVTAAEQGLEAAKARHEEIETGLRTSLANTEAALQEALAALEPERAALERAQKALEAEQRAWSEADQEPISELVALLAELGEKVKVLERDLETTKANFSRNVEELAKSREERRALEGELG
- the LOC136528079 gene encoding EH domain-containing protein 1-like isoform X1, which codes for MEIGQYPASSCSKEHQKIYQEWFALADADGDGRITGPDAIKFFGMSKLSRADLKQVWAIADTRRQGYLGFPEFITAMQLVSLAQAGNEITQDSLKRDDLVSLNPPVMEGLDALLAKSKHLVKRVDPEMDGYPQEQSHLTNKWFSSKSSKKIPLTAVTSVIDGLKKLYIEKLKPLEVTYKFNDFVSPLLTSSDFDAKPMVMLLGQYSTGKTTFIKHLLRTSYPGFFYLPDVPSIVSQVCSSNMLSDSLCFAFAGAHIGPEPTTDRFVVVMSGPDERTIPGNTIAVQADMPFSGLTTFGTAFLSKFECSQMRHPLLEHITFVDTPGVLSGEKQRTQRSYDFTGVTSWFAAKCDLILLLFDPHKLDVSDEFKRVIGSLRGHDDKIRVVLNKADQVDTQQLMRVYGALMWSLGKVLNTPEVSRVYIGSFNDKPVNESAVGPLGKELFEREQDDLLSDLKDIPKKACDRRINEFVKRARAAKIHAYIIGHLKKEMPTMMGKAKAQQRLIDNLPDEFAKVQREYHLPSGDFPYVEHFKEVLSGYSFDKFEKVKPKMIQAVDDMLGYDIPELLKNFRNPY
- the LOC136528079 gene encoding EH domain-containing protein 1-like isoform X2, with amino-acid sequence MEIGQYPASSCSKEHQKIYQEWFALADADGDGRITGPDAIKFFGMSKLSRADLKQVWAIADTRRQGYLGFPEFITAMQLVSLAQAGNEITQDSLKRDDLVSLNPPVMEGLDALLAKSKHLVKRVDPEMDGYPQEQSHLTNKWFSSKSSKKIPLTAVTSVIDGLKKLYIEKLKPLEVTYKFNDFVSPLLTSSDFDAKPMVMLLGQYSTGKTTFIKHLLRTSYPGAHIGPEPTTDRFVVVMSGPDERTIPGNTIAVQADMPFSGLTTFGTAFLSKFECSQMRHPLLEHITFVDTPGVLSGEKQRTQRSYDFTGVTSWFAAKCDLILLLFDPHKLDVSDEFKRVIGSLRGHDDKIRVVLNKADQVDTQQLMRVYGALMWSLGKVLNTPEVSRVYIGSFNDKPVNESAVGPLGKELFEREQDDLLSDLKDIPKKACDRRINEFVKRARAAKIHAYIIGHLKKEMPTMMGKAKAQQRLIDNLPDEFAKVQREYHLPSGDFPYVEHFKEVLSGYSFDKFEKVKPKMIQAVDDMLGYDIPELLKNFRNPY